A stretch of Tenrec ecaudatus isolate mTenEca1 chromosome 2, mTenEca1.hap1, whole genome shotgun sequence DNA encodes these proteins:
- the LOC142441164 gene encoding olfactory receptor 2V2-like → METWLNQSSTDDFELLGIFSHSPTDLFLFSAIMVVFVMALCGNVLLIILIYVDPRLHTPMYFFLSQLSMMDLMLVCTIVPKMAANFLSGSQSISFVGCGLQIGLFVSLVGSEGLLLGLMAYDRYVAISLPLRYPILMNQRFCLQIVGGSWAFGTIDGLIQMIVVMNLPFCGLRVVNHFFCEMTSVLKLACADTSLFENLVFACCVVMLYLPFSIIVASYIRILGTVLRMCSAQARKKALTTCFSHLGVVSLFYGAAMFTYLRPKRYRVPSHNKVVSLFYTVLTPTLNPLIYSLRNRDVMGALRKVLSRCRIGSQY, encoded by the coding sequence ATGGAGACCTGGTTGAACCAATCGTCCACTGATGACTTTGAACTCTTGGGCATCTTTTCCCACAGTCCAACTgatctgtttcttttttctgcAATCATGGTGGTCTTCGTAATGGCCCTTTGTGGGAATGTCCTTCTCATCATCCTCATCTACGTAGATCCTCGACTacacacccccatgtacttcttcctcagtcAGCTGTCCATGATGGACCTCATGTTGGTCTGTACTATTGTGCCCAAAATGGCAGCCAACTTCCTCTCTGGCAGCCAGTCCATCTCCTTTGTGGGTTGTGGCTTACAAATtggcctctttgtttctcttgtgGGCTCTGAGGGCCTCTTGCTGGGGCTCATGGCTTATGACCGTTATGTGGCCATTAGTCTCCCACTGCGCTACCCCATTCTCATGAATCAGAGGTTCTGTCTACAGATTGTTGGAGGTTCTTGGGCCTTTGGGACAATAGATGGTTTGATTCAGATGATCGTAGTAATGAACCTCCCCTTCTGTGGCTTGAGAGTGGTAAATCACTTCTTCTGTGAGATGACATCTGTCCTGAAGCTGGCCTGTGCAGACACATCCCTTTTTGAGAACCTAGTATTTGCTTGCTGTGTTGTCATGCTCTATCTTCCATTCTCCATCATTGTGGCCTCCTATATTCGAATCCTTGGGACAGTACTCCGTATGTGCTCGGCTCAAGCTCGGAAAAAGGCTCTGACCACCTGTTTTTCCCACCTTGGAGTAGTTTCTCTCTTCTATGGGGCAGCCATGTTCACTTACCTGAGACCTAAGCGCTACAGGGTTCCTAGCCATAACAAAGTGGTTTCTCTCTTTTATACAGTTCTTACTCCTACACTCAACCCCCTCATTTATAGCTTGAGGAACCGGGACGTGATGGGAGCACTGAGGAAAGTGTTGAGTCGTTGTAGAATTGGCAGCCAGTACTGA